A single Paraburkholderia sp. D15 DNA region contains:
- a CDS encoding GNAT family N-acetyltransferase: protein MPNHSIRLTDSPQLADIETISHSLNAFNIEKTGVDDVRPLAVLIRNAGTDKVVGGLTGRTSLGLLFIDLFFIPPELRGDGLGSRILAEAEAEAIKRGCRGAVLYTINFQAPEFYARHGWQVFGEVPCDPPGSSRVFMRKDLA, encoded by the coding sequence ATGCCAAATCATTCCATCCGTTTGACCGACTCGCCGCAGCTCGCCGATATCGAAACGATCTCGCACAGCCTCAACGCGTTCAACATCGAGAAGACAGGTGTGGACGATGTCCGTCCGCTCGCGGTGCTGATCAGGAACGCCGGAACGGACAAGGTGGTCGGCGGCCTGACCGGCAGAACGTCGCTGGGCTTGCTCTTCATCGATCTGTTCTTCATTCCGCCGGAGCTGCGCGGCGACGGTTTGGGCAGCCGCATCCTGGCGGAAGCCGAAGCGGAAGCGATCAAACGCGGCTGTCGCGGCGCGGTGTTATATACGATCAACTTCCAGGCGCCGGAGTTCTACGCGCGACATGGCTGGCAGGTGTTCGGCGAAGTGCCGTGCGATCCACCCGGCAGCAGCCGCGTGTTCATGCGAAAAGATCTGGCATGA
- a CDS encoding DeoR/GlpR family DNA-binding transcription regulator: MLKPERLRALADALAKQNVMRLRDAASLLNVSEMTVRRDIAGSPERFTYLGGYIVSATDVPNNAGYSLEEEKDHFAQAKAEASAIAAGLIGDNETLFIDCGTTLTTLARLIPLERHVTVVCYSLNVAEILRRKPNVRMILLGGVYIPSSDSFAGEESLEVLRRMGINKAFISAGGVDTARGVTCWNFHEVALKQAAMASAVERHLVVDRSKFGVVKAVRFSQVDDFDSIITEAGQTPRKRK; encoded by the coding sequence ATGCTGAAACCCGAACGCCTTCGCGCCCTTGCCGATGCTCTCGCCAAACAGAACGTCATGCGCCTGCGCGACGCCGCGAGTCTGTTGAACGTTTCGGAAATGACGGTGCGGCGCGATATCGCCGGCAGTCCAGAACGCTTCACTTATCTGGGCGGTTACATCGTCAGCGCGACGGACGTGCCGAACAACGCCGGCTATTCGCTCGAGGAAGAGAAAGACCATTTCGCGCAGGCCAAGGCCGAGGCGTCCGCCATTGCGGCGGGGCTGATCGGCGACAACGAAACCTTGTTCATCGATTGCGGCACGACGCTCACCACGCTGGCGCGGCTGATTCCGCTCGAACGCCACGTCACGGTGGTCTGTTATTCGCTGAACGTCGCGGAGATTTTGCGGCGCAAGCCCAACGTGCGGATGATTCTGCTGGGCGGCGTGTATATCCCTTCATCGGATTCGTTTGCCGGCGAAGAGAGTCTGGAGGTGCTGCGCCGCATGGGCATCAACAAGGCCTTCATTTCGGCCGGCGGCGTGGATACCGCGCGCGGCGTCACCTGCTGGAATTTTCACGAAGTCGCGCTCAAGCAGGCCGCCATGGCCAGCGCGGTGGAGCGGCATCTGGTGGTGGACAGGAGCAAGTTCGGCGTGGTGAAGGCGGTGCGCTTCTCGCAGGTCGACGACTTCGATTCGATCATCACCGAGGCGGGCCAGACGCCGAGGAAAAGGAAGTGA
- a CDS encoding MFS transporter, with the protein MSLPAHALASPPPDPRSYVARNDAFWRRNLAVCVFGSFTTLVSLSMLLPFLPLYVEQLGVRSPGAIVQWSGVAFGATFFGTAITAPVWGRLATRFGRKPMLVRAAIGMAVVMSLIGLAHNVTELVLLRLAAGLIGGYASASIVMIGTQAPRERAGWALGVLSTGALAGNLIGPLVGGFLPTWVGIRGTFFVGGAMIAVAAVATIALVREDFDRNVDAKASAAAKGATDAKPNRAVIPALLVTAMMVLLANMSIEPIITVYIGSLGVPHAELARVAGIVMACSAFGSMLTAPRLGALADRVGSWNVIVGCLIATALAMLPQAFVTHWWQLAVLRAIMGMTIAGLLPSIAKLVRHSVDEHNSGTILGYLQSAQFSGQVVGPLIGGQIGALVGLRAVFFVTAALLVMCAGLNQWMRRRGG; encoded by the coding sequence ATGTCCCTTCCTGCCCACGCGCTCGCTTCGCCGCCGCCGGACCCGCGCAGCTACGTCGCGCGCAATGACGCTTTCTGGCGGCGCAACCTCGCGGTGTGCGTGTTCGGTTCGTTCACGACGCTGGTGAGCCTGAGCATGCTGCTGCCGTTCTTACCGCTCTATGTCGAACAACTCGGCGTGCGTTCGCCGGGCGCGATCGTGCAATGGTCGGGCGTCGCATTCGGCGCGACGTTCTTCGGCACCGCGATCACCGCGCCGGTGTGGGGACGTCTGGCCACGCGCTTCGGCCGCAAGCCGATGCTGGTGCGGGCGGCGATCGGCATGGCCGTCGTCATGTCCCTGATCGGATTGGCTCACAACGTGACAGAACTCGTTCTGCTGCGGCTCGCGGCGGGCTTGATCGGCGGTTACGCCTCCGCGTCGATCGTGATGATCGGCACGCAGGCGCCACGCGAGCGGGCTGGCTGGGCGCTCGGCGTGCTGTCCACCGGCGCGTTGGCCGGCAATCTGATCGGGCCGCTGGTGGGCGGTTTTCTGCCGACGTGGGTCGGCATTCGCGGCACGTTCTTCGTCGGCGGCGCGATGATCGCAGTCGCGGCGGTCGCGACGATCGCGCTGGTGCGCGAGGATTTCGACCGCAACGTGGACGCGAAAGCGTCGGCGGCCGCGAAGGGCGCAACAGACGCGAAGCCGAATCGCGCGGTGATTCCCGCGCTGCTCGTCACGGCGATGATGGTGCTGCTCGCGAATATGTCGATCGAGCCGATCATCACCGTGTATATCGGCAGCCTCGGCGTGCCGCATGCGGAACTCGCGCGCGTCGCCGGCATCGTGATGGCGTGCTCGGCATTCGGCAGCATGCTGACCGCGCCCAGGCTCGGCGCGCTCGCGGATCGCGTGGGCAGCTGGAACGTGATTGTCGGTTGCCTGATCGCGACCGCGCTCGCGATGCTGCCGCAGGCGTTCGTCACGCATTGGTGGCAACTCGCGGTGCTGCGCGCAATCATGGGCATGACGATCGCGGGCCTGTTGCCGTCGATCGCGAAACTGGTGCGTCATTCGGTCGACGAGCACAACTCGGGCACGATCCTCGGCTATCTGCAATCCGCGCAATTCAGCGGACAGGTGGTGGGTCCGTTGATCGGCGGACAGATCGGCGCGCTGGTCGGTTTGCGCGCGGTGTTCTTCGTCACGGCGGCGCTGCTGGTGATGTGTGCGGGATTGAATCAGTGGATGCGGCGGCGCGGCGGGTGA
- a CDS encoding IclR family transcriptional regulator, protein MQNEESEKGGGGVAALDRAFAILGAFASGEKGVSLAELARRTGYYKSTLLRLLGALEHGGFIRKLEDGRYSIGPEPLRLAQIYQESFHVRHVVEPLLQQLAVDSGETSSFYVRQGNHRVVLHRVEPARAVRVSIREGDRFPIERGASGKVLLAFSKPYKKPFDTVRERMWAVSYGERDPDTASVSVPVLGLGGELVGALTVSGPRERIGATEPMRASCKLLLNASVRASAAFGGDASMFAHSLKLVDQDDFSTPPGNER, encoded by the coding sequence ATGCAAAACGAAGAGTCAGAAAAAGGCGGCGGCGGCGTCGCGGCGCTCGACCGGGCGTTCGCGATTCTCGGCGCGTTCGCGTCGGGCGAAAAAGGCGTCTCGCTGGCGGAACTCGCGCGCCGCACCGGCTACTACAAAAGCACGCTGTTGCGTCTGCTCGGCGCGCTCGAACATGGCGGCTTCATCCGCAAGCTCGAAGACGGCCGCTATTCGATCGGCCCCGAGCCGTTGCGGCTCGCGCAGATCTATCAGGAGTCGTTCCACGTCCGTCACGTGGTCGAGCCGTTGTTGCAGCAACTCGCCGTGGACTCCGGCGAGACCTCGTCGTTCTATGTGCGTCAAGGCAACCATCGGGTGGTGTTGCATCGGGTCGAACCGGCGCGCGCGGTGCGCGTGTCGATCCGTGAGGGCGATCGTTTTCCGATCGAGCGCGGCGCGTCGGGCAAGGTGCTGCTCGCGTTTTCGAAGCCCTATAAAAAGCCGTTCGATACCGTTCGCGAGCGCATGTGGGCCGTGTCGTACGGCGAGCGCGATCCGGACACGGCCTCGGTGTCGGTGCCGGTACTTGGTCTCGGTGGGGAACTGGTCGGGGCGCTGACGGTGTCCGGACCGCGCGAACGGATCGGCGCAACGGAGCCGATGCGCGCGTCGTGCAAGCTGCTGCTGAACGCGTCGGTTCGCGCGAGCGCGGCGTTCGGCGGCGATGCGTCGATGTTCGCTCACAGCCTCAAGCTCGTCGATCAGGACGACTTCAGCACGCCGCCGGGCAACGAGCGTTAG
- a CDS encoding alpha/beta fold hydrolase has translation MLPSTLLFLPGASGDTAFWHPLADRLTTQADRAVVGYPGFGAQPADPAVDGFEGLVRVVTSRIDRPTALIAQSMGGLLAIRAALAKPELVTHLVLSVTSGGIDTTGMGVQDWREGFVKNNPSLPDWFVSFKADLSHELGRITQPVLLLWGDADPFSPVAVGRRLAALLPDATLHVVAGGQHDLAKVHAAEIAPLVDAHLAHG, from the coding sequence GTGCTCCCCTCGACGCTGCTTTTCCTGCCCGGCGCATCGGGCGACACCGCTTTCTGGCACCCTCTCGCCGATCGCCTCACCACCCAGGCCGACCGCGCAGTGGTCGGCTATCCGGGCTTCGGCGCGCAGCCGGCCGATCCTGCCGTCGACGGTTTCGAGGGGCTCGTTCGCGTCGTGACGTCCCGCATCGACCGGCCGACGGCCTTGATCGCGCAATCGATGGGCGGCCTGCTCGCGATCCGCGCGGCGCTCGCGAAGCCCGAACTCGTCACGCATCTGGTATTGAGCGTGACGTCAGGCGGCATCGATACGACGGGGATGGGCGTGCAGGATTGGCGCGAGGGCTTCGTGAAGAACAACCCGTCGCTGCCCGACTGGTTCGTGTCGTTCAAGGCGGATCTGTCGCATGAACTCGGACGGATCACCCAGCCCGTGCTGCTGTTGTGGGGAGACGCCGATCCGTTCAGTCCGGTGGCGGTTGGGCGCAGGCTCGCCGCACTGCTGCCCGACGCGACGCTGCATGTCGTGGCCGGCGGTCAGCACGATCTGGCGAAGGTGCATGCCGCGGAAATTGCGCCGCTGGTGGACGCGCATCTCGCACACGGCTGA
- a CDS encoding DinB family protein — protein MNTDAIAMFARYNQWANTLIYAAVAALPEGLATEPRVTTFGSIERTLGHSCAVGLIFQAHLQGRPHGFTARNMATQIGFDELSRTQRQLDAWYLELAGTMPAEVANEVVEFRFLDGGAGAMTRMEMLLHVINHNTYHRGFVADLMKQAKVAPPVTDLPVFLRDAYRRGA, from the coding sequence ATGAACACGGACGCCATCGCGATGTTCGCCCGCTACAACCAGTGGGCGAACACACTCATCTACGCTGCCGTGGCGGCGCTGCCGGAAGGACTCGCCACGGAGCCGCGCGTCACGACCTTCGGTTCGATCGAGCGCACGCTGGGACATTCCTGCGCGGTCGGTCTGATCTTTCAGGCTCACTTGCAGGGGCGGCCGCATGGATTCACCGCGCGCAACATGGCCACGCAGATCGGCTTCGACGAACTGTCGCGTACTCAGCGACAGCTGGACGCGTGGTACCTGGAGCTGGCCGGCACCATGCCGGCCGAGGTGGCGAACGAAGTGGTCGAGTTCCGCTTCCTCGATGGCGGTGCGGGCGCGATGACGCGCATGGAAATGCTGCTGCACGTGATCAATCACAACACCTATCATCGCGGCTTCGTCGCGGACCTCATGAAGCAAGCGAAGGTGGCGCCGCCCGTGACGGACCTGCCGGTGTTTCTGCGCGATGCCTATCGGCGCGGCGCGTGA
- a CDS encoding SDR family oxidoreductase: MHHERPVALVTGSTSGIGAAVARRLARDGFSVVVHSRSSAQAGLALAAELDSAVYVQADLADDAARVKLIDDAIAAWGRLDVLVNNAGISRVIPHADLAAATPDIWHELHEVNVVAPFRLIALAEKALRDAAQRGRSGCVVNVSSHAGVRPKGASIPYAASKAALNHMTRLLAVSLAPDIRVNAVAPGLVDTPLTAGWTHAQQLWKERSPMRRAASPDDIAQAVAMLVTSDYLTGEILLSDGGLNLT, encoded by the coding sequence GTGCACCACGAACGTCCCGTCGCCCTCGTCACCGGGTCGACTTCGGGCATCGGCGCGGCCGTTGCGCGTCGCCTGGCGCGGGACGGTTTCTCGGTCGTCGTGCATTCGCGCAGTTCCGCGCAGGCAGGTCTCGCGCTCGCGGCCGAGCTCGACTCCGCCGTCTACGTGCAGGCGGATCTCGCCGACGACGCCGCGCGCGTGAAACTCATCGATGACGCGATCGCCGCATGGGGCCGCCTCGACGTGCTGGTGAACAACGCAGGCATCAGCCGCGTGATTCCGCACGCGGACCTCGCTGCCGCGACGCCGGACATCTGGCACGAACTGCACGAGGTCAACGTCGTCGCGCCGTTCCGGTTGATCGCGCTGGCGGAAAAGGCGCTGCGTGACGCCGCCCAGCGCGGCCGGTCAGGTTGCGTGGTCAACGTGAGTTCGCACGCCGGCGTGCGTCCCAAGGGCGCGTCGATTCCCTACGCCGCGAGCAAGGCCGCGCTGAATCACATGACGCGTCTGCTGGCGGTGTCGCTGGCGCCGGACATTCGCGTGAACGCGGTCGCGCCGGGACTCGTCGACACACCGCTCACCGCCGGCTGGACGCACGCGCAACAACTCTGGAAAGAACGCTCGCCGATGCGCCGCGCGGCGAGCCCCGACGACATCGCGCAAGCCGTGGCGATGCTGGTGACGTCCGACTATCTGACCGGCGAGATCCTGCTGTCCGATGGCGGGTTGAATCTCACGTAG
- a CDS encoding carotenoid oxygenase family protein — MTTLDPHVGALAPVIDEVDLYELPVIGTLPEELDGVLMRNGPNPLNGRFGGNDMLSWWPEAAMLHAVSFRDGRALRYGNRWLRTKRWAHEYDAARASSMLDTNPNINVLAHAGEILALSEGGAPLAITTGLDTLGASRRHAGFAQGMSGHPKVDPRTGELVTFRAHWERPWLRYGVMDAQGNTSVEMEIDVPGASMMHDIAITATHSILFDLNVAFDFSMLSRGYRMPLRWHDERQARIGVIPRHGGTMRWFEVSPCMIMHVVNAFDVGTSIVTVDVVRYREFLRVSPDGAGFVENPLGALWRYVIDLERGTVTESPLDDLAIEMPRINEQRTGQDYRFFYAVEQPSNTEMRGVVRYDLERGSTQTYAVPAGDQNSEPVFVPRPGATNEDDGWLLVCVYRQASDTTDVVVLDARQIDGDPLATVRLPRRIPAGFHGAWVPGNA; from the coding sequence ATGACGACGCTCGATCCACACGTCGGCGCGCTGGCGCCTGTCATCGATGAAGTCGACCTGTACGAACTGCCGGTCATCGGCACGCTGCCCGAAGAACTGGACGGCGTGCTGATGCGCAACGGTCCCAATCCGCTGAACGGCCGTTTCGGCGGAAACGACATGCTGTCGTGGTGGCCGGAAGCCGCGATGCTGCACGCAGTGTCGTTTCGCGACGGCCGTGCGCTGCGCTACGGCAATCGCTGGTTGCGCACGAAACGGTGGGCGCATGAGTACGATGCGGCGCGCGCGTCGTCGATGCTCGACACGAATCCGAACATCAACGTGCTCGCGCACGCCGGAGAAATCCTCGCGCTCTCGGAAGGCGGCGCGCCGCTCGCCATCACGACCGGGCTGGACACGCTCGGCGCGTCGCGTCGTCACGCGGGCTTCGCGCAAGGCATGAGCGGGCATCCGAAGGTCGATCCGCGCACCGGCGAGCTGGTCACGTTTCGCGCGCATTGGGAGCGGCCGTGGTTGCGCTATGGCGTGATGGACGCGCAGGGCAACACGAGCGTCGAGATGGAAATCGACGTGCCGGGCGCGTCGATGATGCATGACATCGCGATTACCGCGACGCACAGCATCCTGTTCGATCTGAACGTCGCGTTCGATTTTTCGATGCTCTCGCGCGGTTACCGGATGCCGCTACGCTGGCACGACGAGCGTCAGGCGCGGATCGGCGTGATCCCGCGTCATGGCGGCACGATGCGCTGGTTCGAGGTGAGTCCGTGCATGATCATGCACGTGGTCAATGCGTTCGATGTGGGCACATCCATCGTTACCGTGGACGTGGTGCGTTATCGCGAGTTTTTGCGTGTATCGCCGGATGGTGCGGGCTTCGTCGAGAATCCGCTCGGCGCGCTGTGGCGTTACGTGATCGACCTCGAACGCGGCACGGTGACCGAATCGCCGCTCGACGATCTGGCGATCGAAATGCCGCGTATCAACGAGCAACGCACGGGACAGGACTACCGCTTCTTCTACGCGGTCGAGCAGCCGAGCAATACGGAGATGCGTGGCGTCGTGCGGTATGACCTCGAACGCGGCTCGACGCAAACCTACGCGGTGCCGGCTGGCGATCAGAACAGCGAACCGGTGTTCGTGCCGCGCCCCGGCGCAACGAACGAGGACGACGGCTGGCTACTGGTGTGCGTGTATCGGCAGGCGAGCGATACCACGGATGTGGTCGTGCTCGACGCCCGGCAGATCGACGGCGATCCGCTCGCGACCGTGAGATTGCCGCGACGGATTCCCGCGGGGTTTCATGGCGCGTGGGTGCCGGGGAACGCGTAG
- a CDS encoding LysR family transcriptional regulator, translated as MDRFTSMTIFARVVERGSFAAAAEGSGMTPTMVANHVRELERHLKGRLLNRTTRRHSLTELGQRYHAQCVNILALLASAELDAREMQANPRGRLRVSCPVSFGTRVLVPVLSRYLDRYPEVEVELSLSDRFVDLAEEGFDAAIRVGDLPDSGFVARLLGYSPRIACASPAYLAQHGHPREPAELAQHHCLAFMQPNGPERDWRFPRPDGNGAERVKVRGRLDVNGGMALREAALAGIGVILQPRMILHDDLEAGRLVQLFPDWPAPTWPIHLVYLPDTRMPPKLERFIAFLAESLDLEASANANVKAARRKRTQR; from the coding sequence ATGGATCGATTCACCAGCATGACGATCTTCGCGCGCGTGGTCGAGCGCGGCAGTTTCGCCGCGGCGGCCGAAGGCAGCGGCATGACGCCGACCATGGTCGCCAATCACGTGCGCGAACTGGAGCGGCATCTGAAGGGACGTCTGCTGAATCGCACGACGCGGCGCCATAGCCTGACCGAACTCGGCCAGCGTTATCACGCGCAATGCGTGAACATCCTGGCGCTGCTTGCTTCGGCGGAACTCGACGCGCGGGAAATGCAGGCGAATCCGCGTGGCCGTCTGCGCGTGAGTTGCCCGGTGAGTTTCGGTACGCGGGTGCTGGTGCCCGTGCTGTCCCGCTACCTCGACAGGTATCCCGAGGTTGAGGTGGAGTTGTCGCTCAGCGACCGTTTCGTCGACCTCGCGGAGGAGGGTTTCGACGCGGCGATCCGTGTGGGCGACCTGCCGGATTCCGGGTTCGTCGCGCGGCTGCTGGGGTACTCGCCACGGATTGCCTGCGCGTCGCCGGCGTATCTCGCGCAACACGGACATCCGCGCGAACCGGCCGAACTGGCGCAGCACCATTGCCTCGCCTTCATGCAGCCGAACGGGCCCGAACGCGACTGGCGCTTTCCGCGTCCCGACGGCAACGGCGCGGAGCGGGTCAAGGTGCGGGGCCGGCTCGACGTGAACGGCGGCATGGCCTTGCGCGAGGCCGCGCTCGCGGGCATCGGCGTGATTCTTCAACCGCGGATGATTCTGCACGACGATCTGGAAGCGGGCCGGCTCGTGCAACTGTTCCCGGACTGGCCGGCGCCGACATGGCCCATCCACCTCGTCTATCTGCCCGATACGCGCATGCCGCCGAAGCTCGAACGGTTCATCGCGTTTCTGGCGGAATCGCTGGATCTGGAAGCGTCCGCCAACGCGAACGTGAAGGCGGCCCGGCGA
- a CDS encoding methyl-accepting chemotaxis protein — MNRLSLNTKLWLALLITWLGLLSLGGWAAWQSRDTMLSDRKAAVQNVVESAYGIVADYAKLVDQHQLTLDQAKEQAMARLAAMRYPGSGYMIITTATPVVIMHPTLADLRNKDVSHYADTEGKLLFVEMVKLAQAQGQGFVDYMARLPNKTEHVPKISFVKRFDAWDWYLISGVYVDDINKAFYQALLGYLLTILVTGSFSTIALVLIIRNVKRSLGGEPAYAAHVAETIADGDLTRTVALGAQDQQSMLFAMQRMQHRLADTIRRIRGGTETITVAAEQIAAGNLDLSSRTEEQASSLGETAASMEQLTATVKQNADNALQANQMALNASKLAGDGGHVVEEVVANMQNIAASSARVVDIIAVIESIAFQTNILALNAAVEAARAGEEGRGFAVVAGEVRNLARRSSDAAKEIKSLIEDSVERVNDGKALVEKAGGTMHSLVDAVKRVTDIISEISAASDEQSRGIEQVNVAIAQMDRTTQQNAAMVEQAAAAAQSMQEQAQMLRDVVNVFRLQGAEA, encoded by the coding sequence GTGAACCGACTTAGCTTGAATACCAAACTGTGGCTGGCCCTGCTGATTACCTGGCTGGGCCTGTTGTCGCTCGGCGGCTGGGCGGCATGGCAATCGCGCGACACGATGCTGTCCGATCGCAAGGCGGCGGTGCAGAACGTCGTCGAAAGCGCGTACGGAATCGTCGCCGATTACGCGAAGCTGGTCGACCAGCATCAGCTCACGCTGGATCAGGCAAAAGAACAGGCAATGGCGCGTCTTGCCGCCATGCGCTACCCCGGCAGCGGCTACATGATCATCACGACGGCGACGCCGGTGGTGATCATGCATCCCACGCTGGCCGATCTGCGCAACAAGGACGTCTCGCATTACGCGGACACCGAGGGCAAGCTGCTGTTCGTCGAGATGGTCAAGCTGGCGCAGGCGCAAGGTCAGGGCTTCGTCGACTATATGGCGCGGCTGCCGAACAAAACCGAACACGTGCCGAAGATCAGTTTCGTCAAACGCTTCGACGCGTGGGACTGGTATCTGATTTCCGGCGTGTACGTGGACGACATCAACAAGGCGTTTTACCAGGCGCTGCTGGGCTACCTGCTCACGATCCTCGTGACGGGCAGCTTCAGCACGATCGCGCTGGTGCTGATCATCCGCAACGTGAAGCGCAGTCTCGGCGGCGAGCCGGCCTACGCGGCGCACGTGGCGGAAACCATCGCCGACGGCGATCTGACGCGCACGGTCGCGCTCGGCGCGCAGGATCAGCAGAGCATGCTGTTCGCGATGCAGCGCATGCAGCACCGGCTCGCCGATACGATCCGGCGCATTCGCGGCGGCACCGAAACGATCACCGTGGCGGCCGAGCAGATCGCGGCGGGCAATCTCGATCTGTCGTCGCGTACCGAGGAGCAGGCATCGTCATTGGGCGAAACCGCCGCGAGCATGGAGCAGTTGACCGCGACCGTGAAGCAGAACGCGGACAACGCGCTGCAGGCGAATCAGATGGCGCTCAACGCGTCGAAGCTCGCGGGCGACGGCGGTCACGTCGTCGAGGAAGTCGTCGCGAACATGCAGAACATCGCGGCGAGTTCCGCACGCGTGGTCGACATCATCGCGGTGATCGAAAGCATCGCGTTTCAGACCAATATTCTCGCGTTGAACGCGGCCGTCGAGGCGGCGCGCGCGGGCGAGGAAGGACGCGGTTTCGCGGTGGTGGCGGGCGAAGTGCGCAATCTCGCGCGCCGCAGCTCGGACGCGGCGAAGGAGATCAAGAGCCTGATCGAGGACTCGGTGGAACGCGTGAACGACGGCAAGGCGCTCGTGGAGAAAGCAGGCGGCACGATGCATTCGCTCGTCGATGCGGTGAAGCGTGTGACCGACATCATCAGCGAGATCTCGGCGGCATCCGACGAACAGAGCCGTGGTATCGAACAGGTGAACGTGGCGATCGCGCAGATGGATCGGACCACGCAACAGAACGCGGCAATGGTCGAGCAGGCCGCGGCCGCCGCGCAGTCGATGCAGGAACAGGCGCAGATGCTGCGCGATGTGGTCAACGTGTTCCGCCTGCAAGGCGCCGAAGCGTGA
- a CDS encoding SDR family oxidoreductase, producing the protein MSSTRNTLQDQRVVIIGGTSGIGFAVARAAHDDGAAVVVISSRDRKVADAMAALGTRAEGHAADLTDEAALPALFERIGPFDHLVYSAGDALQIGPLSDIIDRDTIRKAFDVRVFGAMTAVKHAVPYLRTGGSVVLTSGVASLRPQKGWSLAASFCAAMEGFTRALAVELAPLRVNLVSPGLVRTPLWDGMPEADRAALYASAGAALPVGRVGEADDIAGAYLYLMTNRYSTGQTIVVDGGGVLV; encoded by the coding sequence ATGTCATCCACTCGCAACACACTGCAGGATCAACGCGTCGTGATTATCGGCGGCACATCGGGTATCGGGTTCGCCGTTGCACGGGCCGCGCACGACGACGGCGCGGCCGTCGTCGTGATTTCGTCGCGCGACCGGAAGGTGGCCGATGCCATGGCCGCGCTCGGCACGCGCGCCGAAGGTCACGCCGCCGACCTGACGGACGAGGCGGCGCTGCCCGCGCTGTTCGAGCGCATCGGGCCGTTCGATCACCTTGTCTATAGCGCGGGCGACGCGCTGCAGATCGGCCCGCTCTCGGACATCATCGACCGCGACACGATTCGCAAGGCGTTCGACGTGCGCGTGTTCGGCGCGATGACCGCCGTGAAGCATGCCGTGCCTTATCTGCGCACCGGCGGCTCGGTGGTGCTCACCAGCGGCGTGGCGAGTTTGCGTCCGCAAAAAGGCTGGTCGCTGGCCGCGAGTTTTTGCGCCGCGATGGAAGGGTTCACGCGTGCGTTGGCGGTGGAACTGGCGCCGCTGCGTGTCAACCTCGTGAGTCCCGGACTCGTGCGCACGCCCCTGTGGGACGGCATGCCGGAGGCCGACCGCGCAGCACTGTACGCGTCGGCCGGCGCGGCGCTGCCGGTGGGGCGCGTCGGCGAGGCCGACGATATTGCAGGCGCGTATCTGTACTTGATGACCAATCGTTATTCGACCGGTCAGACGATCGTCGTGGATGGGGGTGGCGTGCTGGTTTAA
- a CDS encoding GNAT family N-acetyltransferase: MTASGTTRIDVRRLTPAEWATAFPLIAQLRSLDEAEFLQRARRQAHTGYELVGAFAEGTLIGVMGMRPVHTLARGAHLHIDDLVVDATVRKGGAGRALMDYAEADARARDMTAVFLDAHPDAVGFYQRQSFVFHIAPSMKKPLA; encoded by the coding sequence ATGACCGCAAGCGGCACAACCCGAATCGATGTCCGTCGGCTGACGCCTGCCGAATGGGCGACTGCGTTTCCGTTGATCGCGCAATTGCGCTCGCTGGACGAAGCGGAGTTTCTACAGCGTGCGCGCCGTCAGGCGCATACCGGCTATGAACTGGTCGGCGCGTTCGCGGAGGGCACGCTGATCGGCGTGATGGGCATGCGTCCGGTTCATACGCTGGCGCGCGGGGCGCACCTGCATATCGACGATCTCGTTGTCGACGCAACGGTGCGCAAAGGCGGCGCCGGCCGCGCGTTGATGGATTACGCGGAAGCCGACGCGCGTGCTCGCGACATGACCGCCGTGTTTCTCGACGCGCATCCGGATGCGGTTGGGTTCTACCAGCGGCAGAGTTTCGTGTTTCACATCGCGCCGTCGATGAAGAAGCCGTTGGCATAG